ttcacgggAAGTCAATTACAAAttagttttcatgattattttattatatgatgtaatttacaattaaaaaaaatcgaaTTCATCCTTCTAATTATCTTTGAGTTTCTTAACAAAAGAGTTGTGAATAAATAAACTCTCTGTCATAACTCAGGGGACATAATCGATAAAAATTTACCAGCAGTTGTCTTCTTATGAAATTAGTAGTTCAGGACCATTAGATGATTGGTGTTTGATTTTAATGATTTTCGACTATCAACTTCGCACGAAAATAACTGCACGGACAGAAAAGATGAAAAGAAAGATACCTATATCGTGCTGAGAAAAATTAGGCAAATACTCTCGGAAAGAGAGAGCTGAATCTTGATCCATGTCTTTGGAATCTAACTCAGCCTGCGTGACATAATCCAACCTCTCCATGGCTCGTTGCGTGATCCAAGCCTGCAATTCATTGAAACTAACGGCACCATCCTTGGGCTCTCGATCCAGCAACGGAAACAAGATAATCAATCGCAGCGTCGTGTTCAATCTTCCGGCCGACGTCAGATATTGGTAGGTGTCCGCAACATCCTTGACTGATGAGCTGTTGTCTAAACTCCGAGGAGGATGCGTCTTGATCTTCACCATGAGAGGATCAAAGTACGGTGCTCGATCTTGTAGCATAAACCCTAGCCTCCGGTTAAGGCGAGCATTGGGTTCCTCATTAGGGTTACATGGTGAAAAGACTATGAAGCCCAATATGGCGGTGGCTATCAAGAGATAAACCACCACCTTTGACATGCTTAATTTTCCAACTTCaatcaagagagaaaagagagaaaggaatATTACTATTCTTTTGGGAGGGAAAAACGGTTATTCATGGTTAGAATTAGTTACTTGCAGTTACAGGTACATAGATAGATAGAGCAATCTGTGTGTTAATTAATGGCTCTAATTATTTAGTAATGCTACATATTAGCCTGTCATTAGTATTTGGACTCACCAAGAATCTATCTCTCAAACAATCCATGATTCATTGCTTGGATATTGTTTTAAAATtgatgaaacaaaaataaaaataaaagttaccAACTCTTTCAATGGTCAAAGGGTATGAGTTTGTCCAACGTTTATActacaaatatttatatttttaatataaaaatattatttatatattaaaattagttatgatctatttttatataaatgtatgtatagtttaatttatttttaatgtgtattttacattaataattgattttgatgtatactgaacataattatttttaatatgatatttaagaatcttaaaaaaattagtatgtTTTTCATGATCATGAATGAACTTGTATGAATAAATACAAGTATAAATTTAAAGTAAAATACACGTGGCTCTCAACGATTACAAATAAATAGCATTTGAACTCATTTTGAAAGAAaagctctgttttttttttttttaaagtttgcaCAGGTTTTGACTTTTAAGGTGTATTAAACGGTCATGCTAACTCATTTTGTTAACTAAGTTCaattaagttaattaaataatttattaacacaataaaaactaattgaaaaaaaaagagacacgtaacaaaaaggaaaaatattttggtTGAGCTTAGTTATATATAACTTATTCATCTAATATTTCTCATGTACTTTAATATACTTTAgagtaaaaaaaagtttaataaaatcGATATTACTTCGTGGAGttacatataattaataatacatcagtaaaatatatttttttattgtctctGGAACCTCATTTGTAGCTAATTAATTGCATCCTTATTTGAAAATTTAGGCACTGTATCCAAGAGTTGCAACGAGTGACTTGTTGAATCATGTGAAGTTGATGGAATCTCAGATCTATGTATGTGCTGCATGTTAATCCTGATTTTTGATATTGCTAACAAGCATGGATGATTAGTAGTGGCTATGTGTGGATTGCAACAGTTAACAAATTGGTTAGTTATTGGTGCATTCTTTCTCTTTGTGGGATTAACAAAATTGTAACTGTCAGCTGGttagtatatttaatattttgaaaGCATTCCATAAACCTCAAGTAATAAGTTTCTTTGAACTTTTGCAAGTTTAGTTTCTCAACACAGTAATAGAACTTCATATGCATGTCTGTTTTTAATTTCCAGAGTTTTTTGTGTTAGAGCTGTTCTAGAACTCCAATTGAAGTAAGGTTGTTAATACTTTAAAGATTTTGTGAAGGAAAAAGTGATAAGAGGCTAGCGaatgttacttgcttgttaagtaAGTATCTTATTCTCATGATTGTTAACTTAATCACAGGCATTATTCCAGAGGGATTGATGATTTATCAGCTGCAATTCTTCGAACTAAAAAAGATCCATGACAAAAGGCTTTCAGACCAGGATTGCGCCATTGGATGCTTCCTTGCTTTGATTGTATTCTTTGTTAGAATGCTTTGTCAATGCACCAAATTCAGATCAAAGGCTAAGCAATCTGATGATCAAGAAATTCAATCAAAATTGCTAAGCAGAAATTAGAGAGATACTTAAGCACAAGTTTAGTGGTGAATCAATCTAGTTCCTAACCCTCTTAATCAACCTTGAAAGTTTTTCTTTTATGCTTTGTAATATTTCTCTTACTTTTGTTATACAATTGTAAAAATGATCATATATAGAAAGTGTTTTTACACTGTAAAATGTAAATAGTTTTATTTTGAGGAATACAATATATGCTAAGATCCGGATTAGAGTAAAGAATGTTTTTTATTCTTGaaatttggttaaaaattttaaaaatattcataaattttattttatttttattttgtcctaaaaattttctatttattttaaatgtatcattgataattaattttgtcttaaaaattttctatttacattaaatatatcgttgacaacaattttttttaaaattttagaaacaatTTAGCAATAATATTTGACAAATATGAGCTAATTATTTGTGTTAAAAATTATCTTTATGAAATTGTTACTgaattagtattaatttttttaaaaaattagttgtttaaGAGAGATatctttaatataaataaaaaattttgatacaaaattaaaaataaaataaaatttaaaaatatttttaaaatttttaataatcttttaaaacaaaaaaatatatttcatccTAAGAAACAccacttttatattgttataagtAACATTATTCAAAGGGTTAAACCTTTTGGATTTAATCTGGTTTATCCAAAAGTATTAGCTCCTAATCAGTAACAAATTGTTCTCTCTTgcaataaaatataacaaattaaGTTTAATGATCTTATCCTATAGATCTAGACTTTCAAGCCTCAGCTACCATCAAAGCTAGTAATTTTTTGGAGGAATCTTTGTATCTCACCAACTGCATTCATATTATTAAGATTTTTTCTTGGTTAATGTGTCTTAATGAGTTCAGTATTATTATAATTAGAATTTAGCTTATAGGTGTTCTCATACATGTTAACATGATAAAATTATCtattaaaaaagtttttataaaaaaatatataaaacttaAACTTGTAATGCATTTACTATgtatttattagaataaaaatttaaattttttaataataataataataataatattaatataaattcttAAGACATTGATTAACTAAACCTATATAATTATCCTATAGAGAGAGATGCCTCCAGTTTGCCCcttgttttttaaaaatattatttctttgtTGTTTAAAGGAAGATAGTCATAATAATTGTTAGATACACAAATctgtataaataaataaataaataaataaataaataaataattatgcattattataGAATTGGGCAAGACTCCATAACTGATTAAATAATTTCAGCATGTGGGTCTTATGGCCTATAATTATAAAACTTACGTTAAAATTATTCATCTAAATAAACAATATTACAATATGGGCAGTCTCCCAATCCACATGTTTTCTTTGGGAACATGTTTACAACCTATGCATGATCTTGTCTTGTTTTTCAGCTGCAAAGCTTATTTGTTTATCCTTTCTGGGTAAAGCAAaagcttattttttaaaattaaaagaaaaaaggacCTTCTACTTCCTTTAATTATTTCATATATGCTTTGTATTTGGTATtacattttattaatttattttttttggtatttattaatttatttaatatttataactgACAAtacatttttcatttttcatcatGCAATCATATGAGTTGGTTAGAGTAGTCTATAATTCtcttagaatttaaattttgccTAGGGAAAATGCAAGATATAGTCTATTAATATTATTGCCAGCTTAATTGAACTGCCAATAATAACTAACAAAATTATACACAGACAtaaatccaaaatataaaaaaataaaaaagaaagacaaaTTCAAGCCAAAAATGATTCTTCATCATTTTTATTATGgccttaaaatttaataaattaaaataattcttAATTGAATCAAGAAATTAAAGATGTGTCTGTGCAAATGATTACTGTATTTCATATTAACTTTACTCCAACAAATATTGAGAAcctttagataaataaaaatcaattcacAACTATAGAAATCTCTTGTGATCAAGTTTTATTTCATATTTCACCATGATAGCCTTTTGAAAATGactatatatctattttttttaagtttaattactctatttatttctataatttcgtcaaatttttaattaagtctctatatttttttcttttaattgagtctttatactatttttaaaattaaaaatagtataaagatttaattaaaaagaaaaaaatataaaaccctaattataaatttaataaaattatagaattaataaaataattaaaccttttgaAAATGACAAtttatccattttttttattttttcccctcTTTTTGTTAGAGTTATTTCAAATTGAGTCAACTCTTTTAATTTAAAGACCCTCTTCCCTTCCATAAATGTACAGTCTAATTTTGAAGTAACTTGAGTCTGAAGGTATCATCAATTATTCTTCAGAACATGTCAAAATATAATAGGGAATACTcctataatatatacatatttttttattccaacaatGCCCTTTCTCTTTATATACTCATGAGAATGAAGGTAACAAAGCGCACACACAAAACACAACAAAACAGCAAACATATTTTTCAACgaaaagaaacaacaaaacatgTTCCAGCTTCGCCGGAGTGTCATCCGAGGCAGCCTCTGCCGCCGCATTCAGCACCGCATTTCCATCCTCCGGCGATACATTCATCGCCTCTTCCACCACTTCCTCCTCTGCTCCCCTCCTTCCCTCTACCGCCGCATGCTGTtaccatcctcctcctcctccgccgTGGAGTTGGTGGAGCCGGTAACACCACCTCATCAGCTTCTTCACACACATGACATGGACTCTGACTTGGTTTCATTGAAGATAAGCCTCTTGGGTGATTCCCATATTGGAAAAACAAGCTTCTTGGTTAGCCTTCTTAATCAAACTTTAATCTATTTTGATCAGctattgaattcaaattttaatggTTTTTATTGTTGTAGATGAAATATGTAGGTGCTGAaactgaaaaagataagaagcaaGGTGAACACCATAGCAAAACTTTAATTGTAGAAGGTGCTCGAATCTCATATTCTATCTGGGAAATAGCAGGTACCTACCTACTTACATACATACATGATTAAGATACAAGTTAAGATTTTTTTGTGGTAATTAGTTAACTAATTAATCCATGCAGGTGATGAAAAATCAGAGGACCAAATCCCATTAGCATGCAAGGACTCTGTGGCAATTCTGATTATGTTTGATCTCACTAGTAGATGCACACTAAACAGGTATGAACATGATCTGCTGTTTGTTTTAGAATTCAACCTAGTTGGCTTAGATGAGTTCCCACCAATCTGATTTCAATTTTATTGCATGGTTGTGAATTGGTTGATTTCAGTGTCATAGGGTGGTATAAAGAAGCCAGGAAATGGAACAgggtatattattatatattttggcATTGTGATTTATATATGATGAATCTTGTTTATTGAGGTGTTAAGGCAGTTTTTCAAGAATGTTTGTTAATGATGTGTGCTTAAATTTTTGCAGACAGCAATTCCAGTATTGGTAGGAACCAAGTTTGATGATTTCATTCAGCTCCCAATTGATATGCAATGGACCATAGCCAGTCAGGTAAAATTTAAAGACATTCTTAATTGATCATCTACCATAAAAAAGTTAAGGTATAATACTCCTGCATCTAGTGAAAATAAAATTAACCCTCAGTCATAAACAAGTAGTATTATTTTGATACATTGAAAGTGTAAAACATTTTACATAACCGTTTaatcacataattttttttatgactatTCACACGGTCAATATCAATATAGTTATTTTTACACTGATAATAtatcaaatttaaattgatatCAAAATAGACCAAAATAAACCAGTTATTTCCCTTTAAAACCGAGTAGAATTGCCTGCATAACTTTAAAGAATCTCTGCAAACTGGTTCATACCTAATATTCAATTAATCATATGGACCCCATGTTTGATTATTTaggaaaaaagtaaaaaacaatgCATGTTTAATGATCattgaacctaaaggaaaacgAATCCACCACCTCCCCATATTCTCATGCCTATTAATTAACAAGCACAGCATGTTGAGTACCATAAGCTTTAGAAGACAGAATATCATATATTAAACAAGATGATAATTGATGTTTGTGATGTGTTTGTCACATGGAACAGGCAAGAGCATATGCCAAAGCCCTCAATGCAACATTGTTCTTTTCAAGTGCCACCTACAATATCAATGTCAATAAGGTCTTCAAATTCATCACTGCCAAACTTTTTGACTTACCATGGACATTGGAAAGAAATCTTAATGTTGGAGAGCCAATAATTGATTTCTAAATGGATACATAGAATGGTCAAAGTGCTTTTCATCTTATTAAGTACTCAGTCAACCGGGCCTCAAGAGAGTTGGCAAACCTCATAGGGCAATCGAGTTGTTAGGTTGAGATattgatccttttttttttttgaagttctACACTCTATTTAAAAGTGGAGATGATGAATCAACTTggtgttttagaaaaaaaaggtAAGTACTACAAATATTTCTATAGAGAACCAAGGATTAAGCTTGAATTCATGCTCTTGTCATTTTTATATGAGGGACAGGGACATGTCCAACCCACCATCAAAATGTAATAGGACTACGTGATATGTATTTAGATTGAATGAAAATAATGGCGTGTTTCCTCATGGATCGCAATTATTGTGCCTTTTTCATTCATGTTATTTTGTTTTCCTTGGCAATTTTTATTCAATGAGTTCAATATAAACTCATTTTGCAAAAGAACATTTTACTTTGAAACTTAATATAAACTAATTACAGAAGACTTATCACATGGCTCCATTGATATAAGATATTACAGAGTAAAGCGCCAATTTTTCTTTGAAGTTGGAATCGTTATTTAAGTTTTTCTTTGACATTTGAAAGATAATAATCAAGTACCTTACAAAGTAAATATAATTGCAAACTCATttgtctaatttaaattattggaTACAATATTATTTTTGTCCCTGCATTTTggataaataattgtttctaatttttttcccTTCTATTTGTATTCCAAACATTTCAAAAGTAACTCAATGTCCTAACGTAAAAAGAATGATACTTAAATTTTGAAAGACAACATTATCATTCCTTAGGAAAGAGGTATGCTTTATCATTTTAATTCTACAGCAAGTGGTGGAGCAAGGATTTGCAAACACTGGAATTTATATTCTATGTAACAAACATGCTATTTGTGGCGATTATAACAATGAACATGTGATCAAGAAATTATTGTTATTTCAACAATGCAAGTGGCCATGTTTTTTATTGGACAAGCAACATGCCAACATATGCCGCAGAACAAGATGCATATAATGCCTATTTTGCATGGCAAAACAACAGAGATAGATTTAGTTACATATGATTTGCATAAAAAGCATCCATGTTGAGTGATAAAGTTGAAACCAAAGGGATTCGTAGGAATGGCATTACTCAACTTTTACAGGTTTCTCCTCTCTCTTTGGAGGTTCCAAATCCAGATAGGTAAATGGCTCTGTTGGTTCCTCACTGCAAAATCCAAAACTGTCATAAGCAACATGACAAAACATTCGCAAAAATGCAATTGGAAAACTTTTAGGGGCTATTTGTGAGATAGGAAAACTCCTGCCCACAATAAAATTGCCAGCTTCATTGTATGCGCGTCAAGAAATAGTTGATATGATTCTAATAATGACTAACTCTTTGCATAAAGCCTCTCTAGGTTTCAAGAACTTATGGAGTAACCTAATGTAATATAGCAATAGTATATACTATATAGACATGCGTATGTTGAAATTGAATGTTGAACTAATTCACAACATTCAGTAGTAAAGATATTCATAGTCCAGCATAGATAGATGATAACAATAATACTCACCCAGGTTTAGAACGCATGCATTTCCAGAAGAGCTTGAAAGGCCCTGGAACTGTCTTAAATGGGTTTCCCTCGAAACAAGCCTGCACAATTTGAGATAATAACAGCAAGTTTATACCAACTAAATAAAGATAACAAGCTGAAATAACCATAGACCTCAAAACTCAACTCACATTAGCCATTCTATCATGGCCATTCTAAtaggttatatacttatatatatacacatacaaaATTTGCATATTTCTCTCCTTTATGTTGTGTTCTAATATGAGATTTCAACAAATTTTACACATTGAGACACAATTTAGAAAGAGTCATGTTAGTAGCAAGAATGCTTCCATTGTCACTATGAAAACTATGAAACTTGGGACTCATTTACAATTTTCTCAGGGCAAAATTGCACGAAATGAAAACCAAACAATCATGAACAtagaaagaataaaaacaaaacaaaataaaatcaaaatgaaaaacaacaaaagcaaCATGCGACTTAAATATATGTTTGGCCCTTTATGAATGTTTAAggaaatccaagttaaatcccgTTGGGCCAGATACACATACTatgtaataacaataacaatggcACTGAATGATGAATAGTACATTTCATTGACTTGCAGCTTATCCCGATTTTGGAACCGATTGTATcggattttttttatgttaacaaTATAACTTATCCTGATCCTTCTGCTCTAATGGCTATGGCCAAAGGGTTGGCGGTTCGTGATCACAATTCACAATAGAAATTACAAAATGGACCTCATAAAAATGCAAACTATGGAACACAAATGAAACGATTTTGAAAGAAAAGAAGACAACTGGAAAAAATGGGGTGAAATTGATGAAGGGGGTTTCACCTGAACGACATCTTCAACACGGTCGTTACATCGGTGGGCTTTGGGTTCACGATGACCCTCTCCGGTGATTCCCCATGGACTCTCTCTCCTTGGCACTGGCCTCGGTTCGctcatcttcttcctctaatcctcttcttcttcttcttcttcttagttCAACTGAACCttttttaaatagaaataaaattataaaagattcaacatataattttaaatattaaaattcaatgaTTTCTAAGCTAATAGAATTCAAAGTTTCACAACTTTACATAATAACTTgtctataatttattattaaaaattcacaaaCAAGTTTAAACATCAAAATTTCACTACAGTACTAGCAATGTCATGTTAAGGGAAACATGCAATGTATTTGTGAGATGCCACTAAATGAAACTACAGTACTAGCAAGCTCAAACCTTATTAGAAATATCATTTAACATTGAACATTTGATCCACGAGATTGTAAAtcaataaatagaaagaaaaaaaaatctcccTAATATTGTTGGTAGCAATGTCATGTTCTCATATCAGATTTATATTCACAATGCAGTTCGATTTAAATTGATATCAAATACTTATATCACAATTTTTTATATGAACTTATAAAATTTCGGTTTTCTAAAGTTCTGTAACAATTGAAAAATTCAATGCTGGATTGATGGCTAATAACTTAATAGTTTGATAATACAGCAGTGTAAGTGatgaaattttgtaatttttggcATTAGGTAAAAGGTAAATGTATCCAAACATGCATATCACGAGAACCAATTGCAATCttgctaaattcaaccgcacttGCTTTTGTCTATCAGCTGCAAAGTTTGAAAATTAACTGTCAAAGTTTGGGAAACAGTACCACAGAGAGCCAGATCAGCTGCAGAACAGTTCGAAGAAGTGGAGGAAGGCAGCAGACAAGCCGGAGAAGGGAACGGTGGAGCTTGAGGCAGCAGATCTGATGCCACCGAGCAACGACGACTCGCGGACAGCAGCGGCAACGGAGCTCGAGTACAAGACAGCAGCGGCAGAACTCAGGCCTCGGGGAGAGAAAGAACGTCAGCAACACAGGGAAGAGAATCGCTACGGAGCTTAGGGGCGCCGGCGAGAGCAAGAAGCGACGCCGACTGGAGGGTGATGTGCCGGAAATGGAGAAAACGGCGGGGATGAGTGTGAGTAACacgaatttattcaatttttaaagaCGAATTCgatatttattcaaattttttacgGTGATGACTCCCCTGCAATTGATAATTTCCCGTGTTTAATAACGGCGAAAATTTAGGTCCGATCGACTTCCGGTGAAGTGTTTAACTGATTTTTTGTTTGACCAAATTTTGATGCAACGGCTCTTGATTATCAATTTTACGTCTCGCTGCACCTAAATTTTaccttttaatatttttctcgtcgatttgaaaaaaaaatcaaaactaagaaaaaaagcAGAGGTATTAAATGAAAGCCCATTAGTCACCAAAAACGTGGAAGCCCATTAATTAAAAAAGGCCCAGAAACCAAAAAAAGAGAAGCAGCTATTAGCCCTTGAATCCTTTCTCTTTAGGAGATTTGCTTCTGCAATTTCATTTCCGATTTAGGTTCACCTGTGTGcgcttcttctctctctttctctttcttcgaCCTTCCGAATTCCGATCATGCTGTTTCTGTTGTTGCAAATGTAACATCATCAGTTGAGAGAGTGGCCACactgtaaaccctaaacccccaaAATTATGTATCCacatcagcagcagcagcagatgCAACATTTCTATCCATCTTCAAACCCATTCCTTTGGGCTTCAGAACCTTCTATTCACCCTCCTGGAACCGACCCAGTTCCCAATTGCAGCTCCTATCTTTCAAATTCAACCCTTTCCGTTGCTCCTTCTTACTCTTATGCTGCCCCACAATCAACTGATCCTCAGAATTGGATCGTTAAACAACCTGAATCCGTTGGATATGATGCTGTAAGTATACCAAAGTTTTCAGCTTTAGGACATTTGGTTCTTTTCTTGTGTTATGCTACTTGGGGTGCATTTATTGATATTGTTTGAACTTAGAAGGCTATTTATTTATATAACTTGCATATAAACATGATTAACGGTGGGAGGAGGAATCTTGATTATGGAATTTTAGGTATTGATTATGGAATGCTTAGTTTTTGATAGGGATGATAGAAATGCAATTAGGGAGGTAAAGTGCACTTGATATCAGTACCGAAAAAGGAAAAGTTTATTTAACCTTTGTCCTCTTGGATTGTAGATGATTTATACTCAAATTTGCATTTTGGTTCTGGATTCCATTGATTCTGATAATGCAGGCTGttggatcatcatcatcaatgtcTTCAAGTTTGCCTTTGACTTACGACGGCACATGGTTACAGCAAATTTTCACTCATGAGACGGCTAACCAAACCAAAGGCTCCAAATCAATGAGATGTGAAGTTTGCAAAATCGATTGTAATAGCAAAGACGTTTATGAAAAGCACATATTTGGAAAGAAACACAAGAAGAATATGCAGATAACTGCTAATCCCGTGCTAGCAAATGTACAAAGTCAAACAAGTGTATGCAGCGAGGTAAAGAAACGGAAGCTTTCAAATGGTGGTGCACCCGTTGATTCTACGAAGGTTTGCACAATTTGCAACATTGTGTGCAACAGCCAGGATGTATATAACAAACATATAGCAGGAAAAAAGCATGCGGCTCAGGTGAACTGTAATTTGAATTATCCTTTTGTTTTCGATGCATAGGTTGTAG
This region of Arachis hypogaea cultivar Tifrunner chromosome 8, arahy.Tifrunner.gnm2.J5K5, whole genome shotgun sequence genomic DNA includes:
- the LOC112708496 gene encoding septum-promoting GTP-binding protein 1-like, which encodes MFQLRRSVIRGSLCRRIQHRISILRRYIHRLFHHFLLCSPPSLYRRMLLPSSSSSAVELVEPVTPPHQLLHTHDMDSDLVSLKISLLGDSHIGKTSFLMKYVGAETEKDKKQGEHHSKTLIVEGARISYSIWEIAGDEKSEDQIPLACKDSVAILIMFDLTSRCTLNSVIGWYKEARKWNRTAIPVLVGTKFDDFIQLPIDMQWTIASQARAYAKALNATLFFSSATYNINVNKVFKFITAKLFDLPWTLERNLNVGEPIIDF
- the LOC112708196 gene encoding uncharacterized protein encodes the protein MSEPRPVPRRESPWGITGEGHREPKAHRCNDRVEDVVQACFEGNPFKTVPGPFKLFWKCMRSKPGEEPTEPFTYLDLEPPKREEKPVKVE
- the LOC112708194 gene encoding uncharacterized protein, translating into MYPHQQQQQMQHFYPSSNPFLWASEPSIHPPGTDPVPNCSSYLSNSTLSVAPSYSYAAPQSTDPQNWIVKQPESVGYDAAVGSSSSMSSSLPLTYDGTWLQQIFTHETANQTKGSKSMRCEVCKIDCNSKDVYEKHIFGKKHKKNMQITANPVLANVQSQTSVCSEVKKRKLSNGGAPVDSTKVCTICNIVCNSQDVYNKHIAGKKHAAQVALMSNNGIGPYIAAFKSQGIGPWKKAPKKVKVMQPVWCDTCKVTCNSRDMYVSHLAGKKHLKNLEKQSKPEASANATKLLIGPQEKPNTDKVKSEEKPDTDKPKAKKAKDLDMEAKKLKVVEGGTAADSVRTCTACNVVCNSETVFNAHLAGHKHAAMVKKQNLESNGTTAS